A region from the Wolbachia endosymbiont (group A) of Rhinocyllus conicus genome encodes:
- a CDS encoding O-methyltransferase yields MRNNFSIKLSYIRNLFAKEYKKIEEYCILEKKQHIQIGPEEGKLLSLFIKIHKIKSIVEIGTLYGYSSICMAKALLKDGHIYTIENNPQHSRIAKKNFSAFNLSDKITLIEGDALEKINELSAKAPFDMIFIDADKSSYPKYLDWAESYIKQDGLIVADNTLLFNTVFLESPPKEVSEKSWHAMREFNNRLSDEKKYFSILIPTDEGMTVALKLT; encoded by the coding sequence ATGCGTAATAATTTTAGTATAAAATTATCATATATAAGAAATCTATTTGCAAAAGAATATAAAAAAATAGAAGAATATTGTATTCTTGAAAAAAAGCAACATATTCAGATTGGCCCTGAAGAAGGAAAGCTATTAAGTTTATTTATAAAAATCCATAAAATCAAAAGTATTGTTGAGATTGGCACGTTATACGGTTATTCGTCGATTTGCATGGCAAAAGCTCTACTGAAAGACGGTCATATATATACGATAGAAAATAATCCTCAACACTCAAGAATAGCAAAAAAAAATTTTAGTGCTTTTAATCTAAGTGATAAAATTACTCTAATAGAAGGTGATGCACTGGAAAAAATTAATGAATTATCAGCAAAGGCACCATTTGACATGATATTCATCGATGCTGACAAAAGTAGTTATCCTAAGTATTTAGATTGGGCAGAGTCATACATTAAACAAGATGGGCTAATCGTTGCAGATAACACTCTATTATTTAATACAGTATTTTTAGAATCGCCTCCAAAAGAAGTATCAGAAAAATCATGGCATGCTATGAGGGAGTTTAATAATAGATTATCAGATGAAAAGAAATATTTCTCTATATTGATTCCAACTGATGAAGGAATGACTGTAGCTTTAAAGCTAACATAA
- the hemH gene encoding ferrochelatase, whose product MKKAVILFNLGGPDSLNAVRPFLFNLFYDRRIINLPNPFRFLLAKFISAKRENTARKIYEEIGGKSPILENTKMQANALELKLNEDRNHVHKVFICMRYWHPFADEVVKSVKQFDPDEVILLPLYPQYSTTTTLSSIENWQKNAKKHGLKCNTKIIHHYYDNENFIEAHTNLIAKYYKLASRIGKPRVLFSAHSLPLSVIKKGDPYASQVERSVELIVEKLAINNLDWSICYQSKIGPVKWLEPSTESELSRTKADGVPVVLSPISFVSEHSETLVELDIEYKAIIKDGYYFRVPTLSIDSLFIKCLADLCINHP is encoded by the coding sequence GTGAAAAAGGCAGTTATCTTATTTAATCTTGGCGGGCCTGATTCACTAAATGCGGTCCGTCCTTTTTTATTCAACCTTTTTTATGACAGGAGAATAATCAATCTACCGAATCCCTTTCGGTTTCTTTTAGCAAAGTTTATATCTGCGAAACGAGAAAATACTGCACGAAAAATATACGAAGAAATTGGAGGTAAATCGCCAATTCTGGAGAATACAAAAATGCAAGCTAATGCTTTAGAGCTAAAATTAAATGAAGATAGAAACCATGTACACAAGGTATTCATCTGCATGCGCTATTGGCATCCATTTGCTGACGAAGTTGTTAAAAGTGTAAAACAGTTTGATCCTGATGAAGTAATTTTGCTGCCACTATACCCTCAATATTCAACTACCACAACTTTGTCATCCATCGAAAATTGGCAAAAAAATGCTAAAAAGCATGGCCTAAAATGCAACACAAAAATAATTCATCATTATTATGACAATGAAAACTTTATTGAGGCTCATACTAACTTGATAGCCAAGTACTACAAATTAGCCAGCAGGATTGGTAAGCCAAGAGTCCTATTTTCAGCTCATAGCTTGCCCCTTAGCGTTATTAAAAAAGGCGACCCTTACGCTTCACAGGTAGAAAGAAGCGTAGAGTTAATAGTAGAAAAGTTAGCTATCAATAACTTAGATTGGTCAATATGTTATCAGAGTAAGATTGGTCCTGTAAAATGGCTAGAGCCAAGCACTGAAAGTGAGCTATCACGTACAAAAGCTGATGGTGTACCTGTAGTTTTATCACCTATATCTTTTGTTTCTGAGCATTCAGAAACTCTAGTTGAACTTGATATAGAATATAAAGCAATTATCAAGGATGGATATTATTTTCGCGTACCAACTCTCAGTATTGATTCCTTGTTTATAAAATGCTTAGCCGATTTATGCATAAATCACCCTTAA
- the hslU gene encoding ATP-dependent protease ATPase subunit HslU: MSSKQKTLCTNFSNQPITLSEGRPCSSDTYDEKNDLYKDTKSGFDSNDSDIQVNDSTQVLLDDLPPQKIVKELDRFIIGQDDAKRAVAIALRNRWRRNQVPFPLRDEIIPKNILMIGHTGVGKTEIARRLAKLAGAPFIKIEATKFTEIGYVGRDVDSIIRDLVDAAIVLVKEKARKALANKALILAEKTIVNSMVGENATEESKKIFRERLRNKEFEDGEVSINVRESKSMLPTFDIPGMPGGQVGVMNVTEIVGKMFNGSKKTKTITVKVKEAREILINEESERLIDEDKIIKEAIDLVSNDGIVFLDEIDKIAARTEVKGEVNREGVQRDLLPLLEGTTVTTKYGHVKTDYILFIASGAFHQSKPSDLLPELQGRLPIRVELKALTQEDLIRILKEPESSLLKQYIALMKTENVTLEFTDDGIKTIAEIAFTVNRQVENIGARRLHTIMEKLLDEISFIASEKNSEKFIIDSKYVKDKLESISKQLDLSKFIL; the protein is encoded by the coding sequence ATGTCTTCCAAGCAAAAAACTTTGTGCACTAATTTTTCCAATCAGCCTATAACCCTTTCAGAAGGGCGGCCTTGTAGTAGTGACACCTATGATGAAAAAAATGACCTCTATAAAGATACTAAGAGTGGTTTTGATTCAAATGACAGCGATATTCAAGTTAATGACAGTACTCAAGTTTTGTTAGATGACCTGCCACCACAGAAGATAGTTAAAGAATTAGATAGATTCATAATCGGACAGGATGATGCAAAGCGTGCTGTTGCTATTGCGCTCAGAAATCGTTGGCGTCGCAATCAGGTTCCATTTCCATTGCGTGATGAAATCATACCTAAGAATATATTGATGATCGGTCATACAGGGGTTGGTAAAACTGAAATAGCTCGCCGCTTAGCAAAACTTGCCGGTGCACCGTTCATAAAAATTGAGGCAACGAAGTTTACTGAAATAGGATACGTTGGACGTGACGTTGATTCGATAATACGCGATTTAGTTGATGCAGCAATAGTTTTAGTTAAAGAGAAAGCCCGTAAAGCCTTAGCTAACAAGGCTTTAATTTTAGCTGAGAAAACAATAGTAAACTCTATGGTAGGCGAAAATGCAACCGAAGAGAGTAAAAAAATTTTTAGAGAAAGGTTGAGGAATAAAGAGTTTGAGGACGGAGAAGTTTCTATTAACGTCAGAGAGAGCAAGAGTATGTTACCTACTTTCGATATACCAGGCATGCCAGGTGGGCAAGTTGGTGTGATGAATGTAACAGAAATAGTGGGCAAGATGTTTAACGGGAGCAAAAAAACAAAAACTATTACGGTGAAGGTAAAAGAAGCGCGTGAAATATTAATTAATGAAGAAAGTGAAAGGCTAATCGATGAAGATAAGATAATCAAAGAAGCCATTGATCTTGTTAGTAATGACGGTATAGTATTTTTGGATGAAATAGACAAAATTGCAGCGCGTACAGAAGTAAAAGGTGAAGTAAACAGAGAAGGAGTGCAACGCGATCTGTTACCACTACTTGAAGGAACAACTGTTACAACTAAGTATGGCCATGTAAAAACAGACTATATATTATTTATTGCATCTGGTGCTTTTCATCAGTCTAAACCATCTGACCTCTTACCGGAATTACAGGGCAGATTACCGATCAGGGTAGAACTTAAGGCACTTACTCAAGAGGATTTAATAAGAATATTAAAGGAACCAGAATCTAGTTTGTTAAAGCAGTACATAGCTTTAATGAAAACAGAAAATGTGACGCTTGAGTTCACTGATGATGGTATAAAAACCATAGCTGAAATAGCGTTTACAGTTAATAGGCAAGTGGAAAATATAGGCGCAAGAAGGCTTCACACTATCATGGAGAAGCTTTTAGATGAAATAAGTTTCATTGCTTCTGAGAAAAATAGCGAAAAATTCATTATAGACAGCAAGTATGTAAAAGATAAACTTGAGTCAATTTCGAAGCAGCTTGATTTATCTAAGTTTATACTTTAG
- the hslV gene encoding ATP-dependent protease subunit HslV, with the protein MIQHDNNKMYGTTILSIRKDKSVVVIGDGQVSLGHTVIKSGAKKVRRLSGDSVIAGFAGATADAFTLFERLESKLDKHPGQLMRACVELAKDWRMDKYLRKLEAMMIVADKSISLVITGTGDVLEPEDGIAAIGSGGNFALSAARALIDIKGISIEEIAKKAMKIAGDICVYTNHNVVIEKIEE; encoded by the coding sequence ATGATTCAACACGATAACAATAAAATGTATGGAACTACTATACTGTCAATTAGAAAAGATAAAAGCGTAGTAGTAATAGGTGATGGACAGGTTTCACTGGGCCACACTGTTATAAAATCCGGAGCAAAAAAAGTTAGGCGTCTTTCTGGTGATTCTGTAATTGCCGGTTTTGCTGGAGCAACAGCCGATGCATTTACTCTCTTTGAAAGACTAGAATCTAAACTTGACAAGCACCCAGGGCAATTAATGAGAGCATGTGTTGAACTTGCAAAAGACTGGAGAATGGATAAATATCTAAGAAAATTAGAGGCTATGATGATTGTTGCAGATAAATCTATTTCATTAGTAATTACGGGAACAGGTGATGTTCTTGAACCTGAAGATGGAATCGCAGCTATTGGCTCTGGGGGAAATTTTGCTCTATCTGCAGCAAGAGCTTTAATTGACATTAAAGGAATATCAATAGAAGAGATTGCAAAAAAGGCTATGAAGATAGCTGGCGATATATGTGTTTATACAAATCATAATGTAGTTATTGAAAAGATAGAGGAGTGA
- a CDS encoding glutathione S-transferase family protein: MILYHFPLCPFSRKVRTFLKEKKLGCDLVYENPWEKRNEFMEINPTGQVPVLIDNNFVIADSNAICEYIEETYNSDVKLLGSSTIIKSKIRALINWFDNKFYNEVTKYIMNEKVITNRSPDSRFLHAAQHNLPCHMEYIEHLINKNVWLATDKFTLADIALASHISVMDYVSSFPWEKSKILKEWYSIVKSKPCFRETLLERVSGLTPPKHYADLDF, from the coding sequence ATGATTTTATATCATTTTCCTCTTTGTCCATTTTCACGAAAAGTTAGAACTTTTCTAAAAGAAAAAAAATTAGGCTGCGATCTAGTGTATGAAAATCCGTGGGAAAAACGGAATGAATTTATGGAGATCAATCCAACTGGGCAAGTACCAGTATTAATAGATAATAACTTTGTAATAGCGGATAGTAATGCCATTTGTGAATATATAGAAGAGACTTACAATAGCGACGTCAAATTACTTGGTTCATCCACTATTATTAAGTCTAAAATACGCGCTCTAATCAATTGGTTCGACAACAAATTTTACAATGAAGTTACTAAGTATATTATGAATGAAAAAGTAATTACTAACCGCAGCCCTGACTCTAGATTTCTTCATGCAGCTCAGCATAACCTGCCTTGCCATATGGAATACATCGAACACTTAATTAACAAGAACGTTTGGCTTGCAACTGATAAGTTCACTTTGGCTGATATTGCTTTAGCATCGCATATTTCCGTAATGGATTATGTAAGTAGTTTTCCATGGGAAAAAAGTAAAATTTTAAAAGAATGGTACTCCATTGTTAAATCAAAGCCTTGTTTTCGTGAGACATTATTAGAGAGAGTTTCCGGTTTAACCCCTCCTAAACATTACGCTGACCTTGATTTTTAA
- the ndk gene encoding nucleoside-diphosphate kinase yields MTIEKTLSILKPDAVKNNITGKINSYIESSGLKIIAQKMMLLTKKQAELFYEIHKDRSFFGELVEFMTSGPVIVQVLVGENAVSKYRQIMGATDPKQADKGTIRGDFADDISENRVHGSDSLENARKEIAFFFAERELV; encoded by the coding sequence ATGACAATTGAGAAGACACTTTCGATATTAAAACCTGATGCAGTAAAAAATAATATTACAGGCAAGATAAATTCATACATTGAAAGCTCTGGGCTCAAAATTATAGCACAAAAAATGATGTTACTGACAAAAAAACAAGCAGAGCTGTTTTATGAAATTCATAAAGATAGGTCTTTTTTTGGGGAATTGGTAGAGTTTATGACTTCTGGTCCTGTGATAGTTCAAGTTTTAGTTGGTGAAAATGCAGTAAGTAAATACAGACAAATCATGGGAGCCACCGATCCAAAGCAGGCAGATAAAGGTACAATCAGGGGTGATTTTGCTGATGACATTAGTGAAAATAGAGTTCACGGCTCGGATAGTCTAGAAAATGCTCGTAAGGAGATAGCTTTCTTTTTTGCTGAACGTGAGTTGGTGTAG
- a CDS encoding bifunctional folylpolyglutamate synthase/dihydrofolate synthase yields MIYMPHWPKPLGSRPKDFSLDRIKSFLNKLDNPEKKMPPVIHIAGTNGKGSTLAFIRYIMQAAGYKVHAYTSPHLVNFNERIVIAGSYIDDNELYSLLEECRAVIAEQPITLFEAATIAAFLAFSRHKADITLVEVGMGGRLDATNVIDSPILTIITSIALDHTEYLGPTVEIIAGEKAGIMKPNVPCVIAPQEKSIMNTLEHHAINKKSPLYRGGLEWNCKKKNNKMVFQSAIQSIEFPLPSLKGEHQIINAGNAIAACSILSGKYGFDIGEEDITSGLQRTYWPARLELIKEGNLISLLPKDWQLFLDGAHNNDGARVLSQWVKDNFAEGIYIIFGVTRNRNVAEFLEHLKPYIKLLCAVCVKSEPKATNTNLIREKANNIGIKAVECESIGDAISNHILKASIQSVKTILICGSLFLARDLSMENN; encoded by the coding sequence ATGATATATATGCCTCATTGGCCTAAACCGCTTGGTAGTAGACCAAAGGATTTTTCTCTTGATCGCATAAAAAGCTTTCTAAATAAATTGGACAATCCTGAGAAAAAAATGCCTCCCGTAATTCATATAGCTGGGACTAACGGGAAAGGCTCAACACTAGCATTTATAAGATATATAATGCAAGCAGCAGGGTATAAGGTCCATGCATACACTTCTCCACATTTGGTGAATTTTAATGAAAGAATAGTTATTGCAGGCAGTTATATCGACGATAATGAATTATATAGCTTATTAGAAGAATGCCGTGCCGTGATTGCAGAACAACCTATCACTCTGTTTGAAGCTGCAACTATTGCAGCTTTTTTAGCTTTTTCTCGTCATAAAGCCGATATTACTTTAGTTGAAGTAGGTATGGGCGGAAGACTTGATGCAACAAATGTTATAGATAGTCCGATTTTAACAATAATTACTTCCATTGCACTTGATCATACAGAATATCTTGGCCCTACTGTAGAAATTATAGCAGGTGAAAAGGCTGGAATAATGAAACCTAATGTTCCTTGCGTAATAGCACCACAAGAAAAATCTATAATGAACACGCTAGAACACCACGCAATAAATAAGAAATCTCCTCTATATAGAGGAGGTCTTGAATGGAATTGCAAAAAAAAGAACAACAAAATGGTTTTCCAATCAGCTATTCAATCAATAGAATTTCCTTTGCCATCTCTGAAGGGTGAACACCAAATAATCAATGCAGGAAACGCCATTGCAGCATGTAGTATTTTAAGTGGAAAATATGGATTTGATATTGGAGAAGAGGATATCACTTCAGGTTTACAGCGTACCTACTGGCCTGCACGACTAGAGCTAATAAAAGAGGGTAATTTAATTTCCCTACTACCGAAAGATTGGCAATTATTTTTAGATGGTGCGCACAATAATGACGGTGCTAGAGTGCTATCTCAGTGGGTAAAAGATAATTTTGCTGAAGGTATCTATATAATTTTTGGTGTTACTCGTAACAGAAATGTGGCAGAGTTCTTAGAGCACTTAAAGCCATATATCAAGCTACTATGTGCGGTTTGTGTTAAGTCTGAACCTAAAGCAACAAATACAAATTTGATTAGGGAAAAAGCCAATAACATAGGAATAAAAGCAGTTGAATGTGAATCAATTGGCGATGCAATATCAAATCACATATTAAAAGCCTCTATCCAAAGCGTCAAAACCATACTAATCTGTGGCTCGTTATTTCTAGCTAGAGATTTGAGTATGGAGAATAACTAA
- a CDS encoding DUF2671 domain-containing protein — protein MSYTIASEVETLNKKSNKNEGVMLLHNPAYREKYKERFNEAQRKVMDMVQFYDGTIVLIENKIAMYYYTWHSKKREFERKKQQTVVKNNDSA, from the coding sequence ATGTCTTATACTATTGCTAGTGAAGTTGAAACGTTAAACAAAAAATCTAACAAGAATGAAGGGGTTATGTTACTACATAATCCAGCTTATCGTGAAAAGTATAAAGAACGTTTTAATGAAGCTCAGAGAAAAGTTATGGATATGGTTCAGTTTTATGATGGGACAATAGTATTAATAGAGAATAAAATCGCTATGTATTACTACACTTGGCACAGTAAAAAAAGAGAGTTTGAGCGTAAAAAACAACAAACAGTAGTGAAAAACAATGACTCAGCATAG
- the gshA gene encoding glutamate--cysteine ligase, translating to MQNIIHPDLEKSINNWFEAKFNGLTLPFYSSIDLRNSSYKIAPVDANLFPAGFNNLSETSRATAAKLIKSYFETKQYKKTLIIPENYTRNKMYIENVFVIEKVLQLAGFETRIGLFHNEAYNLIEPYETIVKENSLLKTTSGFVPDVIILNRDMTSHIPDTLKDVKQDIVPSPLYGWHSRQKFKYFEIYQELASEFCSEFKMDPWLISVLTESCNGVDFNDDSSLGAVATKVDQILSLVQKKYEEYEIKTQPYVFIKASNGTYGMGIITATSGEEILNLNKKKRHKMKKIKEGIAINSVIIQEGVPTIDIFKSSSAEPLIYYIGDTPTCYLYRCNSRKDVYSSLNATDCEFHDVSQVVEGKILSLWSIVGKLAVLALAVEIKSFHL from the coding sequence ATGCAAAACATAATTCACCCAGATTTGGAAAAAAGTATAAATAATTGGTTTGAGGCAAAATTTAACGGCCTTACATTGCCATTTTATAGCTCTATAGATCTTAGAAACTCCAGCTACAAAATTGCCCCAGTGGACGCTAATTTATTTCCTGCAGGGTTCAACAATCTAAGTGAGACATCAAGAGCAACAGCAGCAAAACTAATAAAAAGTTATTTTGAAACAAAACAATATAAAAAGACTCTTATAATACCGGAGAATTACACACGAAATAAAATGTATATAGAAAACGTATTTGTTATAGAGAAAGTACTGCAGCTCGCAGGTTTTGAAACTAGAATTGGCCTCTTTCACAACGAAGCATATAATTTAATAGAACCATATGAAACTATCGTGAAAGAAAACTCTCTGCTAAAGACAACTTCAGGATTTGTGCCTGATGTTATTATACTGAATCGTGATATGACGAGCCACATTCCAGACACGCTAAAAGACGTAAAGCAAGATATAGTACCAAGCCCACTATACGGTTGGCATAGCAGACAGAAATTTAAGTATTTTGAAATCTATCAAGAATTAGCGTCCGAATTTTGTAGCGAATTTAAAATGGACCCATGGCTTATTTCTGTGCTTACAGAAAGCTGTAATGGAGTTGACTTTAATGATGATTCATCACTAGGAGCAGTAGCGACTAAAGTTGACCAAATATTATCTCTAGTGCAAAAAAAATATGAGGAATATGAAATAAAAACACAACCTTACGTTTTTATCAAAGCAAGCAATGGCACATATGGGATGGGCATTATAACAGCAACAAGTGGAGAGGAAATATTAAATCTCAATAAAAAAAAGCGTCATAAAATGAAAAAGATAAAAGAAGGAATAGCAATCAATAGCGTTATTATACAAGAAGGTGTACCAACCATTGACATATTTAAAAGCAGTTCTGCAGAACCGCTGATATACTATATAGGAGATACTCCAACATGTTACTTATACCGATGTAATAGCAGGAAAGATGTATATTCTAGCTTGAATGCCACTGACTGTGAGTTTCATGATGTTAGCCAGGTTGTGGAAGGTAAAATTCTGTCACTTTGGAGTATTGTTGGCAAATTAGCAGTACTAGCGTTGGCAGTAGAAATAAAATCTTTTCACCTCTAA
- a CDS encoding FKBP-type peptidyl-prolyl cis-trans isomerase, translated as MVRKIILQMLISIVMILTLTSAFMFTIVYINKGKPGKKDKLYEISATHGGLIQTIAHYLVKPILESALDRYIEKHGLTEYLEEMTQQKEEDSINFYEITEGSGSKAFCGMEVLLQIYKISNNNSATLPSKVSDVTLKIGQDDLKEVGLGVIGMKEGGERVVTIANDNKMNFNSYYVKLIEVKDKYPDSVNNLMVFNDLINKTGKQVRCGDEISVKYSVKEHNGEYIVKDQTVQFRVGDKKIPLAIELGVVGMRAGNKRTILSPPDLLTITDDMLIKDIDYDEENISIIDLSLDIKQEVAAHHSTVEKQPKEYS; from the coding sequence ATGGTTAGAAAAATTATATTACAAATGCTTATTTCCATAGTAATGATTCTCACTTTAACCTCTGCTTTTATGTTTACTATTGTCTATATAAACAAAGGTAAACCGGGAAAGAAGGACAAGCTTTATGAGATAAGTGCCACGCATGGTGGTTTGATACAGACAATAGCACATTATCTAGTGAAGCCAATACTTGAATCAGCACTCGACCGCTATATTGAAAAGCATGGGCTAACAGAATATTTAGAAGAAATGACGCAGCAAAAGGAAGAAGATTCGATAAATTTTTATGAAATTACTGAAGGCAGTGGCAGCAAGGCTTTCTGTGGCATGGAAGTCCTATTGCAAATATATAAAATTTCTAATAATAACTCAGCAACACTCCCTAGCAAAGTTTCTGATGTTACTTTGAAAATAGGTCAAGATGACCTAAAAGAAGTGGGTTTAGGGGTGATAGGTATGAAAGAAGGCGGAGAGCGTGTAGTTACTATTGCCAATGATAACAAAATGAATTTTAATTCTTATTACGTCAAACTGATCGAAGTAAAGGATAAATATCCCGACTCAGTGAATAATCTGATGGTTTTTAATGACTTAATTAACAAGACTGGAAAACAAGTAAGGTGCGGTGATGAGATATCAGTTAAATATAGTGTAAAGGAGCATAATGGGGAATATATAGTCAAAGATCAAACAGTGCAATTTAGGGTTGGCGATAAAAAAATACCACTTGCTATAGAGCTTGGAGTTGTGGGAATGAGAGCTGGTAATAAAAGAACTATTCTTTCTCCGCCTGACCTTTTGACTATTACTGACGATATGTTAATAAAAGACATAGATTATGATGAAGAAAATATCTCAATAATTGACTTAAGCTTAGATATTAAGCAAGAGGTCGCAGCACACCATTCTACTGTTGAAAAACAGCCTAAAGAATATAGCTGA
- a CDS encoding type II toxin-antitoxin system RatA family toxin, whose product MLHQCREQGTFLCSPNEVFQIVIDVERYPDFVPWCKAVYIKEKIDNQMVVDLLAVFHGIKGKYTSEVTFLSPSGTNEGWIKAVSSNGIFKHLYNEWQFIPIDENKTMVKFYIEFKFKSNSFSTLLNSVYKYTQSKIIAAFKDRAESLAKQKLS is encoded by the coding sequence ATGCTTCATCAATGCAGAGAACAAGGTACCTTCCTATGTTCGCCTAATGAAGTATTCCAAATTGTAATTGATGTTGAAAGGTATCCTGATTTTGTTCCTTGGTGCAAAGCCGTTTATATAAAAGAAAAAATTGACAACCAAATGGTTGTGGATCTTCTCGCAGTTTTTCATGGAATTAAAGGAAAGTACACATCAGAAGTAACCTTTCTTTCTCCAAGTGGAACAAATGAAGGTTGGATAAAAGCTGTATCATCAAATGGAATATTTAAACATCTATACAATGAATGGCAATTCATTCCCATAGATGAAAATAAAACTATGGTAAAGTTTTATATAGAGTTTAAGTTTAAGTCCAACTCATTTTCCACTTTATTAAACTCAGTATATAAATATACACAGAGTAAAATAATTGCTGCATTTAAAGATAGGGCTGAAAGCCTTGCTAAACAAAAGTTATCTTGA
- a CDS encoding DsbA family protein, which translates to MIFRLLFLLILMSVNSYAVVKSSNQHIQKETNEITSKELLSLLPDDKLLGDPKAPILMIEYASLTCYHCSLFHKNVFPKIKEKYIDTGKMLYIFRHFPLDYRGLKAAMLSHCYEKQEDYFNFNKAVFNSIDSWNYYNLSDLTLLQRIAALSNLKQDAFNQCINDKKIMDKIVNDKSLAINKLGITATPIFFIKLNDDGKSYIEHNKVKHEGYKELKYLTDVIDKLYGKAIVK; encoded by the coding sequence ATGATTTTCAGACTATTGTTTTTACTAATTCTTATGAGTGTTAATTCTTATGCAGTTGTTAAATCCAGTAACCAACATATTCAAAAAGAAACTAATGAAATAACATCAAAGGAGTTACTATCACTATTACCTGATGATAAATTATTAGGAGATCCAAAAGCACCAATTCTAATGATAGAATATGCTTCATTAACTTGCTATCACTGCTCTCTTTTTCATAAGAATGTTTTTCCTAAAATTAAAGAGAAATATATAGACACAGGTAAGATGTTATATATATTTCGTCATTTTCCTTTGGATTACAGAGGGCTAAAGGCTGCAATGCTAAGTCATTGCTACGAAAAACAAGAAGACTACTTTAATTTTAACAAAGCTGTTTTTAACTCAATAGATTCGTGGAATTACTACAATTTAAGTGATTTGACTTTACTACAAAGAATTGCTGCACTAAGCAACTTAAAGCAAGATGCATTTAACCAATGCATTAATGATAAGAAAATTATGGATAAAATCGTAAATGATAAATCACTGGCAATCAATAAACTTGGTATCACAGCCACTCCAATATTTTTCATCAAGCTTAACGATGATGGTAAGTCATATATAGAGCATAATAAAGTTAAACATGAAGGGTATAAAGAGCTGAAATATCTTACTGATGTGATAGATAAATTATATGGAAAAGCTATAGTGAAGTAA
- a CDS encoding phospholipid-binding protein MlaC produces the protein MNITKVLIIIVFIAISSRAYTSCTDHKIFVHTMKQQVDGISTKGNRKNLGHVHEKLQEVIQNNVNLKGISQFVIGKHWALVKQKEKEDFLREYEVYLTRLCVKILYKYMHDSEMIIMSTKAVDDETCLIGTRFSYGDEEFTNIDFKVTKNNSSFLISDVVMSGISIAINQRSQFSEKIDTHGIASVIAELKCNNNP, from the coding sequence ATGAACATTACTAAAGTTTTAATCATTATTGTTTTTATTGCAATTTCTTCAAGAGCTTACACTAGTTGTACAGATCACAAAATTTTTGTGCATACTATGAAGCAACAAGTGGATGGTATATCTACAAAAGGAAATAGAAAAAACCTAGGGCATGTACACGAAAAGCTTCAGGAGGTCATTCAGAATAATGTTAACCTCAAAGGAATATCGCAATTCGTTATAGGAAAACATTGGGCTTTAGTTAAACAAAAAGAAAAAGAAGATTTTTTAAGAGAGTATGAAGTGTATCTTACGCGTTTGTGCGTTAAAATTTTATATAAATACATGCATGATAGTGAAATGATCATAATGAGTACAAAAGCAGTTGACGATGAAACTTGCTTAATTGGTACAAGATTTTCTTACGGTGATGAAGAATTTACAAATATTGATTTTAAAGTTACTAAAAATAACAGTTCTTTCTTGATAAGTGATGTTGTAATGAGTGGAATAAGTATTGCTATTAATCAACGTTCTCAATTTAGTGAAAAAATCGACACGCATGGCATAGCAAGCGTTATAGCTGAATTAAAATGCAATAACAATCCATGA